A window from Zingiber officinale cultivar Zhangliang chromosome 7A, Zo_v1.1, whole genome shotgun sequence encodes these proteins:
- the LOC121999574 gene encoding probable F-box protein At4g22030: MATVGIHNLQSSSSSRPRIHASLNPPSNFRPQSIYLRQVANKIKVEELMLRQHNAATITTIRSAADRRDNDSVAKLLAIAEAVADRANMHSIIGAQRNNWNHLLTNSINSIALIGSLMAGLSAVPVDAAIPQLSALKISSMLLFGVATGMMVIVNKIQPSQLAEEQRKATWMWKQLERSIQDGLSLRAPAEADVAEAMSKVLALEKAYPLPLLPGMLDKFPKTVEPSRWWPEPPCPREKEAHPARETMDKNGWSKELEEELEGLLKVLKVKDEGQYVKLGKVILRFNRALATAGPAFGGLALTGSALIGTSALGALPVLLAVVGGSLAAVVNTLEHAGQVGMLFELLRNNAGFYKWLQEEIEMNLREEDVEKRENGELLKLKLALQLGRSTSEFQDFAEYASPSCKEEDVDGFKGFAGKLF; encoded by the coding sequence atggcaactGTTGGAATCCACAATTTGCAGTCGTCTTCATCATCTCGCCCGAGAATTCATGCTTCTCTTAATCCCCCATCCAATTTTCGACCCCAAAGCATCTATCTCCGGCAAGTAGCCAACAAGATCAAGGTCGAGGAACTCATGCTGAGACAACACAACGCGGCCACCATCACCACCATAAGATCCGCTGCGGATCGCCGGGACAACGACTCGGTTGCCAAGCTTCTGGCCATAGCCGAGGCAGTCGCCGACCGTGCCAACATGCACTCCATCATCGGAGCGCAGAGGAACAACTGGAACCACCTCCTCACCAACTCCATCAACTCCATCGCCCTCATCGGCTCCCTCATGGCCGGCCTCTCCGCCGTGCCCGTCGACGCAGCGATTCCGCAGCTTTCGGCGCTCAAGATCTCCTCCATGCTCCTGTTCGGCGTCGCCACCGGAATGATGGTGATAGTGAACAAGATCCAGCCCTCGCAGCTCGCCGAGGAGCAGAGGAAGGCCACGTGGATGTGGAAGCAACTGGAGAGGTCGATCCAGGACGGCCTCTCCCTGCGTGCGCCGGCGGAGGCTGACGTGGCGGAGGCGATGAGCAAGGTGCTGGCCCTCGAGAAGGCTTACCCCCTGCCCCTGCTCCCCGGCATGCTCGACAAGTTCCCCAAGACGGTGGAGCCGAGTCGCTGGTGGCCGGAGCCACCATGTCCGAGGGAGAAAGAAGCCCACCCAGCGCGCGAAACCATGGACAAGAACGGGTGGAGCAAAGAGTTGGAAGAAGAGCTGGAGGGCCTCCTCAAGGTCTTGAAGGTGAAGGACGAGGGACAATACGTGAAGCTCGGGAAGGTGATCCTCCGCTTCAACAGGGCTTTAGCCACCGCAGGGCCGGCCTTCGGCGGACTGGCTTTAACGGGGTCGGCTTTGATAGGCACGTCAGCGCTGGGGGCGCTTCCCGTGCTGCTCGCGGTGGTCGGCGGCTCGCTGGCGGCGGTGGTGAACACGCTGGAGCACGCGGGGCAGGTGGGGATGCTGTTCGAGCTGTTGAGGAACAACGCCGGCTTCTACAAGTGGCTGCAGGAGGAGATCGAGATGAACCTGAGGGAGGAGGATGTGGAGAAGAGGGAGAACGGCGAGCTGCTGAAGTTGAAGTTGGCATTGCAACTGGGAAGAAGCACGTCGGAGTTCCAAGACTTTGCCGAGTATGCCTCTCCTTCCTGCAAAGAGGAGGACGTCGATGGTTTTAAAGGCTTCGCCGGAAAACTCTTCTGA